The following are from one region of the Tenacibaculum dicentrarchi genome:
- a CDS encoding TlpA family protein disulfide reductase — MKKILLLALIGVSIISCKEEKPKPVKDYLILSGKIENFKKREITLTGFNFEQKIKVNKKTGAFSDTVRIDRDNYYTLILKAKRASLNLYLNDTVDANIIADYKNINDVKFKGTTANINKYLAEKKVKFSEILVNANQLFSLEETDFLNKMDQYKEALITLSIANNLPTKFLKKEVKNINYEYLRNLSNYQSYYGMLSENEEFVVSPNFPDPLKNFNYSSDEDYLSSYSYRKMLETQLKLLAKEKNEEGKCYYLTYLKTTQKEVNSAVAKNDLLYKNAKNGITFTPHLKEFHDKFMLYSTNEKHKKEISDTYNILKATAKGQPAPKFVNFENYKGGTTSLDDLLNKGNYLYIDVWATWCAYCKREIPLLKNLEEEYHGKKLTFVSISVDDKKQHEKWKQTIIDREMTGIQLFSGKKQNELEWAQKFLIKGLPKFIIIAPDGTIVSPNAPAPSQGEKLTSIFDELGI, encoded by the coding sequence ATGAAAAAAATACTACTTTTAGCACTAATAGGAGTTAGCATTATTTCTTGTAAAGAAGAAAAACCTAAACCAGTAAAAGATTATCTTATTTTATCTGGAAAAATTGAAAATTTCAAAAAAAGAGAAATTACTTTAACAGGGTTTAACTTTGAACAAAAGATAAAAGTTAATAAAAAAACAGGAGCTTTTTCTGATACTGTAAGAATTGATAGAGATAACTACTATACACTTATACTTAAAGCTAAAAGAGCTAGTTTAAATTTATACCTTAACGACACTGTAGATGCAAATATAATTGCTGATTACAAAAATATTAACGATGTTAAATTTAAAGGAACAACAGCTAATATTAATAAATATTTAGCCGAAAAAAAGGTCAAATTTTCTGAAATTTTAGTAAACGCAAACCAGCTATTCTCCTTAGAAGAAACTGATTTCTTAAATAAAATGGATCAATATAAAGAAGCTCTAATTACACTTTCAATAGCAAATAATTTACCAACTAAATTTCTAAAAAAAGAAGTTAAGAATATTAATTATGAATATTTAAGAAATCTAAGTAATTATCAAAGTTATTATGGAATGTTATCTGAAAATGAAGAGTTTGTAGTTTCTCCTAATTTTCCCGATCCTCTTAAAAATTTTAACTACAGTAGCGATGAAGACTATCTTAGCTCTTATTCATATCGTAAAATGTTAGAAACTCAGTTAAAACTTTTAGCAAAAGAAAAAAATGAAGAAGGTAAATGTTATTATTTAACATATTTAAAAACCACACAAAAAGAAGTTAATAGTGCTGTTGCTAAAAATGATTTATTATATAAAAATGCCAAAAATGGAATTACTTTTACACCTCATTTAAAAGAATTTCATGATAAATTTATGTTGTACTCAACAAATGAAAAACATAAAAAAGAAATTTCTGATACTTATAATATATTAAAAGCGACTGCTAAAGGACAACCTGCTCCTAAATTTGTGAATTTTGAAAATTATAAAGGAGGAACAACTTCTTTAGATGATTTATTAAATAAAGGAAACTATTTATACATTGATGTTTGGGCTACTTGGTGTGCATATTGTAAAAGAGAAATTCCTTTATTAAAGAATTTAGAAGAAGAATATCACGGAAAAAAATTAACGTTTGTAAGTATTAGTGTTGATGATAAAAAACAACATGAAAAATGGAAGCAAACAATAATTGACAGAGAAATGACAGGTATTCAACTGTTTAGTGGTAAAAAACAAAACGAACTAGAATGGGCTCAAAAATTCTTAATTAAAGGGTTACCTAAGTTTATAATCATTGCACCTGATGGAACAATTGTAAGTCCAAATGCACCTGCACCTTCTCAAGGAGAAAAATTAACAAGTATATTTGATGAATTAGGAATATAG
- a CDS encoding DUF4442 domain-containing protein: MKFTPRKINLFTLLKLPSAYICGIRVKSIFEEKSTVVVKHRWINQNPFNSMFWAVQGMAAELSTGILVIQAIEASNEKVSMLVTNMNATFTKKATGKIQFSCNDGLLIKQGIQKSIETGEGQTVLVTSEGVNNEGISVSKFEFEWSLKVKSKVI; the protein is encoded by the coding sequence ATGAAGTTTACACCCAGAAAAATAAATCTATTTACGTTATTAAAATTACCATCGGCATATATTTGTGGAATTAGAGTAAAGTCGATTTTTGAAGAAAAATCAACAGTAGTAGTAAAACATCGTTGGATAAATCAGAATCCATTTAACAGTATGTTTTGGGCAGTTCAAGGAATGGCGGCAGAATTATCTACAGGTATTTTGGTTATACAAGCTATTGAGGCATCAAATGAAAAAGTATCTATGTTGGTTACTAACATGAATGCAACTTTTACCAAAAAAGCAACTGGAAAAATACAGTTTTCATGTAATGATGGATTATTAATAAAACAAGGGATTCAAAAATCGATTGAAACAGGCGAAGGACAAACAGTTTTAGTAACTTCAGAGGGGGTTAATAATGAAGGTATTTCGGTGTCAAAATTTGAATTTGAATGGAGTTTAAAAGTAAAATCAAAAGTTATTTAA
- a CDS encoding pentapeptide repeat-containing protein — translation MLSEKMLKYFLTTKYEDVGAEQYQFLLDNYFTQPKDDWYEEKDINGRKEKIWDKTKVARFWMLIREHAMKFGIENKKFDFSKFVFPDFEKSDYKENKDGTSRFTKNFWNRGESKEFSEDVEFSSTKFLGEADFSGTLFKKKVGFNAVFFEKANFKEAKFSKEANFSFSKFSGKSIFSYSKFLSETDICEVTFSGEAEFNKTKFLAPTNFQFTFFLENISFISTNFLEKCSFWGINFTNKTIFRGVNLKNAIFGQSDITEVKFKNCIWNENSSRIILNYEKGLGFEDDSNYKELEDLYRQLKVNFDNSKNWELSGKAYVSEMEMRRKIYQNEFLINIKSFHPIKAFIGLINWFLFIFYKVFGGYTQNYILPFLWLSLLFTVFLLVYSDYCFFQEYCECNFKPWKEAIDASFPFFKSDKNSQHLKWNYFQKISSSILLIFFILALRKRFRQ, via the coding sequence ATGTTATCTGAAAAAATGTTAAAATATTTTTTAACAACAAAATATGAAGATGTTGGAGCTGAACAATATCAATTTCTTTTAGACAATTATTTTACTCAACCAAAAGATGATTGGTATGAAGAAAAAGATATTAATGGCAGAAAAGAAAAGATTTGGGATAAAACAAAAGTTGCAAGATTTTGGATGTTGATACGTGAACATGCGATGAAATTTGGCATTGAAAATAAAAAATTTGATTTTAGTAAATTTGTTTTTCCTGATTTTGAAAAGTCAGATTATAAAGAAAATAAAGATGGTACATCAAGATTTACTAAAAATTTTTGGAATAGAGGAGAATCAAAAGAATTTTCAGAAGATGTAGAGTTTTCATCTACTAAATTTTTAGGAGAAGCTGATTTTAGTGGAACTTTATTTAAAAAAAAAGTAGGTTTTAATGCTGTCTTTTTTGAAAAGGCTAATTTTAAAGAAGCAAAATTTTCAAAGGAGGCTAATTTTTCTTTTTCTAAATTTTCAGGAAAAAGTATTTTTAGTTATTCTAAATTTTTAAGTGAGACTGATATTTGTGAGGTTACATTTTCTGGAGAAGCTGAATTTAATAAAACTAAATTTTTAGCTCCAACTAATTTTCAATTTACATTTTTCTTAGAAAATATTTCTTTCATTAGTACGAATTTTTTAGAAAAGTGTAGTTTTTGGGGTATTAATTTTACGAATAAAACTATTTTTAGAGGCGTAAATTTAAAAAATGCAATTTTTGGTCAATCAGATATTACAGAGGTAAAATTTAAAAACTGTATATGGAATGAAAATAGTAGTAGAATTATTTTAAATTATGAAAAAGGACTCGGTTTTGAAGATGATTCAAATTATAAAGAACTAGAAGATTTATATCGTCAACTTAAGGTAAATTTTGATAACTCAAAAAATTGGGAGTTATCAGGAAAAGCTTACGTTAGTGAAATGGAAATGCGTAGAAAAATTTATCAAAATGAATTTTTGATAAATATTAAGAGTTTTCATCCGATAAAAGCATTTATAGGATTAATAAATTGGTTTTTATTTATTTTTTACAAAGTTTTTGGAGGTTATACACAAAATTACATTCTACCGTTCTTATGGCTTTCACTATTATTTACTGTTTTTTTGTTGGTCTATTCAGATTATTGTTTTTTCCAAGAATATTGTGAATGTAATTTTAAACCTTGGAAAGAAGCCATAGACGCTAGTTTTCCTTTTTTTAAATCGGATAAAAACTCACAACATTTAAAATGGAATTATTTTCAAAAAATAAGTTCATCGATTCTTTTAATATTTTTTATTTTGGCTTTAAGAAAACGATTTAGACAATAA
- a CDS encoding DUF4870 domain-containing protein, producing the protein MQNNNENTNAFLIHICAFIGYLFPLGSIITPLILWQTLKDRSLFLDKHGKEAVNFNISFGLYIIITITLFCFLLFGFLFGGFFYNYNQPTFDFETDFIFQNSSTIIGLVITSIFFCLISISKIALIIIASIKANKGEEYHYPFTINFIK; encoded by the coding sequence ATGCAAAACAACAACGAAAATACCAATGCATTTTTAATACACATTTGCGCATTTATAGGATATTTATTTCCTTTAGGAAGCATTATAACACCTTTAATATTGTGGCAAACTTTAAAAGATAGAAGTTTATTTTTAGATAAACATGGAAAAGAAGCTGTAAACTTTAATATCAGTTTTGGCTTGTATATTATAATTACAATCACACTGTTTTGCTTTCTTTTATTCGGTTTTTTATTCGGAGGTTTTTTTTACAATTATAATCAACCAACCTTTGATTTTGAAACTGATTTTATTTTTCAAAATAGTAGTACAATTATCGGTTTAGTTATTACAAGTATATTCTTTTGTTTGATTTCGATAAGTAAAATAGCGTTGATTATTATCGCTTCAATAAAAGCAAATAAAGGAGAAGAATACCACTACCCTTTTACAATTAATTTTATAAAATAA
- a CDS encoding PadR family transcriptional regulator: MKIENTKAQMRKGVLEYCILSILQNGDAYTSEILSTLKSAEMIVVEGTIYPLLTRLKNAGLLSYRWEESTSGPPRKYYVLTENGDLFLKELNNTWSNLVNAVNLVTTKKSTNNE, from the coding sequence ATGAAGATTGAAAATACAAAAGCACAAATGCGAAAAGGGGTTTTAGAATATTGCATTTTATCGATTTTACAAAATGGTGATGCTTATACCTCTGAAATACTATCAACATTAAAAAGTGCAGAAATGATTGTCGTTGAAGGAACAATTTATCCACTATTAACTCGCTTAAAAAATGCAGGTTTATTAAGCTACAGATGGGAAGAATCAACCTCTGGACCTCCAAGAAAATATTATGTTTTAACAGAAAATGGAGACTTATTTTTAAAAGAATTAAACAACACTTGGAGTAATTTAGTCAACGCAGTAAACCTAGTAACTACTAAAAAATCAACTAATAATGAATAA
- a CDS encoding PspC domain-containing protein, which produces MNKTININLGGFFFHIDEIAYQKLKRYLEAIGRSLSDDPQGKEEIISDIEARISELLSEKITDVRQVINENDIEEIITIMGQPEDYSDTQDDYTDNYSPNYKTKKGTVKKLFRDGDDKFLGGVCSGIAHYFNIDVIWIRITFIILVASGFSPLAYIILWVLLPEAKTTSEKLQMQGEPVNIDNIEKKIRDEFESLSEKLKDGANDITDKISSADYEKIRSQTNSKLQDFIGIIGEILRTLFKIFGKFIGVFLIFIAGITILSLLFGAFSIGSFEILNVDNNFVQYPPFFYDAMLPKWLLTISLFLLIGIPMMVLFILGLRILSPSIKKLNTTTVFTLLGVWLISLFTISFSGIEYATTHAYNGVNVSKHNITYTKEQPLKIRVVNNDNIYYNHNLSNRNNAEDVVINDVKMKYSNDVNIDVRKSETGNAYIEIKRTSEGKKRNKANDNAKEINYNFNITNNTIIFDAFFLSAYKNIWKDEEIKATVYIAEGTTIYFENSSRKFIDDIKNTQDIYDRDMANHHFKMTSKGFECTDCKSPNNYNNDNNNYDNDNDDSLHSNSDL; this is translated from the coding sequence ATGAATAAGACAATAAACATAAACTTAGGCGGGTTCTTCTTCCATATAGATGAAATTGCTTATCAGAAATTAAAACGTTATTTAGAAGCAATTGGGCGTTCTTTAAGCGATGACCCACAAGGAAAAGAGGAAATAATTTCAGATATTGAAGCGCGTATTAGTGAGCTTTTATCTGAAAAAATAACAGATGTACGTCAGGTTATTAATGAAAATGATATTGAAGAAATCATTACAATTATGGGACAACCTGAAGATTATTCCGACACACAAGACGATTATACCGATAATTATTCACCTAATTATAAAACAAAAAAAGGAACCGTTAAAAAATTATTTAGAGATGGTGATGACAAATTTTTAGGTGGAGTTTGTTCAGGTATTGCTCATTATTTTAATATTGATGTTATTTGGATTAGAATTACTTTTATCATTTTAGTTGCCTCTGGGTTTTCGCCTTTAGCCTATATTATTTTATGGGTTTTATTACCAGAAGCAAAAACAACTTCTGAAAAATTACAGATGCAAGGCGAACCAGTAAACATTGATAATATTGAAAAAAAAATTAGAGACGAATTTGAATCTTTATCTGAAAAATTAAAAGACGGAGCTAATGATATTACCGATAAAATTTCAAGTGCCGATTATGAAAAAATACGCTCACAAACAAACTCAAAATTACAAGATTTCATAGGTATTATAGGCGAAATTTTACGTACATTATTTAAAATATTTGGTAAATTTATAGGCGTATTTTTAATTTTCATTGCTGGTATTACTATTCTTTCGTTATTATTTGGAGCATTTTCAATCGGTAGTTTTGAAATTTTAAATGTTGACAATAACTTTGTACAATATCCTCCATTTTTTTATGATGCTATGCTACCTAAATGGTTATTGACTATTTCATTATTTTTATTAATTGGAATTCCAATGATGGTATTATTTATCTTAGGATTAAGAATACTTTCTCCTTCAATTAAAAAATTAAACACAACAACTGTTTTTACATTACTAGGAGTTTGGTTAATTTCATTGTTTACTATTAGTTTTTCAGGTATCGAATATGCTACGACTCATGCTTATAACGGTGTTAATGTGAGTAAACATAATATTACTTATACTAAAGAACAACCTTTAAAAATTCGAGTTGTTAATAATGATAATATTTATTATAATCACAATTTAAGCAATAGAAATAACGCTGAAGACGTAGTTATTAATGATGTTAAAATGAAATATTCTAACGATGTAAATATCGATGTTCGTAAAAGTGAAACAGGTAATGCTTATATCGAAATTAAAAGAACATCCGAAGGAAAAAAACGAAATAAAGCAAATGATAACGCCAAAGAAATTAACTACAATTTTAACATAACAAACAATACAATTATTTTTGATGCCTTCTTTTTAAGTGCCTATAAAAATATTTGGAAAGACGAAGAAATTAAAGCAACTGTTTATATTGCTGAAGGTACAACTATTTATTTTGAAAATTCTTCTCGTAAATTTATTGATGATATTAAAAATACTCAAGATATTTATGACCGTGATATGGCAAATCATCATTTTAAAATGACCTCAAAAGGTTTTGAATGTACAGATTGTAAATCTCCTAATAACTATAATAATGATAATAATAATTACGATAATGATAATGATGATAGCCTTCATTCTAACTCAGATTTATAG
- a CDS encoding DUF445 domain-containing protein, which yields MKLPKKGALSLIIATIGMLLLIIGIKTEFLTHTAWHIALAGFEAAVVGGCADWFAVKALFAEIPIPFIKKHTNIIVKSRTKISNGIVDLVSNEWLSKESLSEKINSVAIADKILDTLKDDKNVSKIIHFLQDILLNISKNTNFSELAPYLEKIFKKELDTIEIGKPLGVWLQKALKNKEHSKLWTVALSSISKTINNNETREMLLKNVTKQSENIKKESTFKLLAVNTAQKLGGLNNESITDKLIKSINDLLTEITKDKQHPLRKKLDNELLHFAKKLEIGNPNALASIKNIQKKLISNIESKSIVAKLLNSAQNKFKKDLNNNESVLIEFIKKKSIQIISDISNNSEIIEKANQNLKSGLISIIHKNHHLIANTVSDSLEKLNNEDLVKQIENKVGDDLQYIRLNGAIVGGVVGMILYIIKTTVLSL from the coding sequence ATGAAACTCCCAAAAAAAGGCGCTCTTTCTTTAATTATAGCAACTATTGGAATGCTATTGTTAATAATTGGTATTAAAACCGAATTTTTAACACATACCGCTTGGCACATAGCACTTGCAGGTTTTGAAGCGGCTGTTGTTGGTGGCTGTGCCGATTGGTTTGCTGTAAAAGCATTATTTGCCGAAATCCCAATACCTTTTATAAAAAAACATACTAATATTATTGTAAAATCAAGAACTAAAATTTCTAACGGAATTGTTGATTTAGTTTCTAATGAATGGTTATCAAAAGAAAGTTTATCTGAAAAAATAAATTCAGTTGCTATTGCTGATAAAATATTAGATACTTTAAAAGATGATAAAAATGTTTCAAAAATCATTCATTTTTTACAAGATATACTTTTAAATATCTCAAAAAACACCAACTTTTCAGAACTTGCTCCTTATTTAGAAAAAATATTTAAAAAAGAATTAGACACTATTGAAATTGGAAAACCTTTGGGGGTTTGGCTACAAAAAGCACTAAAAAATAAAGAACATTCAAAATTATGGACAGTTGCTTTATCTAGTATTTCTAAAACTATTAATAATAATGAAACACGTGAAATGCTACTTAAAAATGTAACTAAACAATCTGAAAATATCAAAAAAGAAAGCACTTTTAAACTTTTAGCTGTAAATACAGCTCAAAAATTAGGCGGATTAAATAATGAATCTATAACTGATAAATTGATAAAATCAATAAATGATTTATTAACAGAAATAACTAAAGATAAACAACATCCGTTACGTAAAAAGTTAGATAATGAATTACTTCATTTTGCTAAAAAATTAGAAATTGGAAATCCAAATGCACTTGCTTCAATTAAAAATATACAAAAAAAATTAATCAGTAATATTGAATCAAAAAGTATTGTTGCTAAATTATTAAATTCAGCACAAAATAAATTTAAAAAAGATTTAAACAACAATGAAAGCGTTCTTATTGAATTTATCAAGAAAAAATCAATTCAAATTATAAGCGATATTTCTAATAATTCAGAAATTATTGAAAAAGCAAATCAAAATTTAAAATCAGGACTTATTTCGATAATTCATAAAAATCATCATTTAATAGCAAACACAGTTTCTGATAGTTTAGAAAAATTAAATAACGAAGATTTGGTTAAACAAATTGAAAATAAAGTTGGTGATGATTTACAATATATTCGACTTAATGGTGCAATTGTTGGAGGTGTCGTTGGAATGATATTATATATCATAAAAACAACTGTTTTAAGCCTGTAA
- a CDS encoding M15 family metallopeptidase produces the protein MKQLFYLLVFCSFIANAQKKTLIKEQQKLPENFSYLKDIAPTIQKELRYCADNNFLGASVNGYDESIVICTTKTAIALKKVQAELLKKELSLKIFDAYRPQTAVNHFVKWARVMNDTLMKEEYYPNINKRHLFKKGYISSKSGHSRGSTVDLTIIDLKTGNELDMGSPFDFFGISSHISYQKLTKKQKQNRQLLQTVMRKYNFRPYSKEWWHFTLRFEPFPKTYFSFPVK, from the coding sequence ATGAAACAACTATTTTATTTATTAGTATTTTGTTCTTTTATTGCTAACGCACAAAAAAAAACACTTATAAAAGAACAGCAAAAACTTCCTGAAAATTTTTCGTATTTAAAAGATATTGCTCCTACTATTCAAAAAGAACTTCGATATTGTGCTGATAATAATTTTTTAGGAGCATCTGTAAATGGTTATGATGAAAGCATTGTTATTTGCACCACAAAAACAGCAATAGCTTTAAAAAAAGTACAAGCAGAGTTATTAAAAAAAGAATTAAGTCTTAAAATATTTGATGCTTATCGTCCGCAAACTGCCGTAAATCATTTTGTAAAATGGGCACGTGTTATGAACGATACTTTAATGAAAGAAGAATATTATCCGAATATCAATAAAAGGCATTTGTTTAAAAAAGGATATATTTCTTCAAAATCGGGTCATTCTCGTGGTAGTACAGTCGATTTAACAATTATCGATTTAAAAACTGGAAACGAATTAGATATGGGAAGTCCTTTTGATTTCTTCGGAATTTCTTCGCATATTTCTTATCAAAAATTAACAAAAAAACAAAAACAAAATAGGCAGTTATTACAAACTGTAATGCGCAAATATAATTTTAGACCCTACTCTAAAGAATGGTGGCATTTTACTTTAAGATTTGAACCTTTTCCTAAAACTTATTTTAGTTTCCCTGTTAAATAA
- the pdhA gene encoding pyruvate dehydrogenase (acetyl-transferring) E1 component subunit alpha codes for MNKITKETYINWYRDMLFWRKFEDKLAAVYIQQKVRGFLHLYNGQEAVLAGALHAMDLSKDKMITAYRNHVQPIGMGEDPKRVMAELYGKATGTSKGMGGSMHIFSKEHRFYGGHGIVGGQIPLGAGLAFGDKYKGNDAVTLCCFGDGAARQGSLHETFNMAMNWKLPVVFIVENNGYAMGTSVERTANHTDVWKLGLGYEMPCGPVDGMNPIKVAEAVDEAIQRARRGEGPTFLEMKTYRYRGHSMSDAQHYRTKDEVAEYRKIDPITQVLDIIKENKYASDDEIEAIKKEVKESVSECEKFAEDSPYPEVSQLHDMVYEQEDYPFIKSK; via the coding sequence ATGAATAAAATCACTAAAGAAACCTATATCAACTGGTATAGAGACATGCTTTTCTGGAGAAAGTTTGAAGATAAGTTAGCCGCTGTTTACATTCAACAGAAAGTAAGAGGGTTTTTACACTTATATAACGGTCAAGAGGCTGTTTTAGCAGGTGCATTACACGCAATGGACTTATCTAAAGATAAAATGATTACCGCTTACCGTAACCACGTACAACCTATCGGTATGGGCGAAGACCCTAAACGTGTAATGGCAGAATTATATGGTAAAGCTACTGGTACCTCTAAAGGTATGGGGGGATCTATGCACATTTTTTCAAAAGAACACCGTTTTTATGGTGGACACGGAATTGTTGGTGGTCAAATTCCATTAGGAGCAGGGTTAGCTTTTGGTGATAAATATAAAGGAAATGATGCCGTAACATTATGTTGTTTTGGTGATGGTGCTGCTCGTCAGGGTTCATTACACGAAACTTTTAATATGGCTATGAACTGGAAATTACCAGTAGTATTTATTGTTGAAAACAATGGATACGCTATGGGAACTTCTGTTGAAAGAACTGCAAATCATACCGATGTTTGGAAACTTGGTTTAGGATACGAAATGCCTTGTGGACCTGTTGACGGAATGAATCCTATTAAAGTTGCCGAAGCGGTAGATGAAGCTATTCAAAGAGCTCGTCGTGGTGAAGGACCAACTTTCTTAGAGATGAAAACATACCGTTATAGAGGTCACTCAATGTCGGATGCTCAACATTATCGTACCAAAGATGAAGTTGCTGAATACCGTAAAATTGACCCTATTACCCAAGTATTAGATATCATTAAAGAAAATAAATATGCTTCTGATGATGAAATTGAAGCTATCAAAAAAGAAGTAAAAGAATCGGTAAGTGAATGTGAAAAATTTGCTGAAGATTCTCCATATCCT